In Asanoa sp. WMMD1127, one genomic interval encodes:
- a CDS encoding cytochrome c biogenesis protein ResB: MTATETRPAPPAPPPRPPGWGSWLLGLARGFWRQLTSMRTALVLLFLLAVASIPGSVLPQSNVAVEQVQNFYRDHPTLAPWVAKVGGFDVFGSAWFAAIYLLLFTSLIGCVLPRLRDHYRAIRSRPPNVPARLDRLPHHETVADFDGDVAQVAAALRKQRWRVVVRDDTVSAEKGYLKETGNLLFHFSLIAVLVAVALGSWYGWHGNRILVAGKDSGFCNSLQQYDESKLGPRVDDKLQPFCLTLDDFKASFQTTGQPKEFRATVTVEGDGPTRTDSFSVNDPLRLDGASVYLLGHGYAPILRYTDRFGKAQTKEGPFLSEDEMQTSSGAISFPDANVDPATGLRDPNLQMGFDGLYLPTAPDQAPYLRSQFPAENNPALLLTAYRGNLGLDAGIPSSVYRLDQTQIDAGRLKQVGEAKLLKPGESWTLDDGSTVQFVGTKAYAVLSVRHDPGQGIALVASVLALTGLMGSLFGKRRRVFFRLASPSPTSSSRLLEAGGLPRTDYPGFAEEFASTVAAVREKT, encoded by the coding sequence ATGACCGCCACCGAGACCCGACCCGCGCCGCCGGCCCCGCCGCCCCGCCCACCCGGCTGGGGCAGCTGGCTGCTCGGCCTGGCCCGCGGCTTCTGGCGGCAGTTGACGAGCATGCGCACCGCGCTGGTCCTGCTCTTCCTGCTGGCCGTCGCGTCGATCCCCGGCTCGGTGCTGCCACAGAGCAACGTGGCGGTCGAGCAGGTCCAGAACTTCTACCGCGACCACCCGACGCTGGCACCCTGGGTCGCCAAGGTCGGTGGATTCGACGTCTTCGGCTCCGCCTGGTTCGCCGCGATCTACCTGCTGCTGTTCACGTCGCTGATCGGCTGCGTGCTGCCGCGGCTGCGCGACCACTACCGGGCGATCCGTTCCCGGCCGCCGAACGTGCCGGCCCGGCTCGACCGGCTGCCCCACCACGAGACGGTCGCGGACTTCGACGGCGACGTGGCGCAGGTCGCCGCGGCCCTGCGCAAGCAACGCTGGCGGGTCGTCGTGCGCGACGACACCGTGTCGGCGGAGAAGGGCTACCTCAAGGAGACCGGCAACCTGCTCTTCCACTTCTCGCTGATCGCCGTGCTCGTCGCGGTGGCGCTCGGCTCGTGGTACGGCTGGCACGGCAACCGGATCCTCGTCGCCGGCAAGGACTCCGGCTTCTGCAACAGCCTGCAGCAGTACGACGAGTCGAAGCTCGGCCCGCGGGTCGACGACAAGCTGCAGCCGTTCTGCCTGACGCTGGACGACTTCAAGGCGTCGTTCCAGACGACGGGGCAGCCCAAGGAGTTCCGCGCGACGGTCACGGTCGAGGGCGACGGGCCGACCCGCACCGACAGCTTCTCCGTCAACGACCCGCTGCGGCTCGACGGTGCCTCGGTCTACCTGCTCGGCCACGGTTACGCGCCGATCCTGCGCTACACCGACCGGTTCGGGAAGGCGCAGACCAAGGAAGGCCCGTTCCTCTCGGAAGACGAGATGCAGACCAGCTCGGGCGCCATCTCGTTCCCGGACGCCAACGTGGACCCGGCCACCGGCCTGCGGGACCCGAACCTGCAGATGGGCTTCGACGGCCTCTACCTGCCGACGGCACCCGACCAGGCGCCGTACCTGCGCTCGCAGTTTCCCGCGGAGAACAACCCCGCGCTGCTGCTGACCGCCTACCGCGGCAACCTCGGCCTCGACGCCGGCATCCCGAGCTCGGTCTACCGGCTCGACCAGACCCAGATCGACGCGGGCCGGCTCAAGCAGGTCGGCGAGGCCAAGCTGCTCAAGCCCGGCGAGTCGTGGACGCTCGACGACGGCTCGACCGTGCAGTTCGTCGGCACCAAGGCCTACGCGGTCCTGTCGGTGCGGCATGACCCCGGCCAGGGCATCGCGCTGGTGGCGTCGGTGCTCGCCCTCACCGGTCTGATGGGCTCGCTGTTCGGCAAGCGCCGGCGCGTCTTCTTCCGGCTGGCTTCCCCATCTCCGACATCCAGTAGTAGATTGCTCGAGGCCGGTGGCCTCCCGCGCACCGACTACCCCGGCTTCGCCGAGGAGTTCGCTTCCACCGTCGCCGCCGTGAGAGAGAAGACCTGA
- a CDS encoding TlpA disulfide reductase family protein, producing MVYVVTGRGGDSWQDLCSASAEQVIECAAGKRPVAPAISGELLEGGTYDSASSAGKVVVVNFWGSWCPPCRAEIDDLEAVYESTKAKGVDFLGINIRDSRDAALAFHNQRVAYPSVFDPSSKLALGYEIPPNSIPATIVVDRSGDIAYVIRRAVTTDQLQRIVERVAAEAS from the coding sequence ATCGTCTACGTGGTCACCGGCCGCGGCGGCGACAGTTGGCAGGACCTGTGCTCGGCGTCGGCCGAACAGGTCATCGAGTGCGCCGCCGGCAAGCGTCCGGTGGCGCCGGCCATTTCCGGCGAGCTGCTGGAGGGCGGCACCTACGACTCGGCGTCGAGCGCCGGCAAGGTCGTCGTCGTCAACTTCTGGGGATCGTGGTGCCCGCCGTGCCGGGCCGAGATCGACGACCTGGAAGCGGTCTACGAGTCGACCAAGGCCAAGGGCGTCGACTTCCTCGGCATCAACATCCGCGACAGCCGCGACGCCGCCCTCGCGTTCCACAACCAGCGCGTGGCCTACCCGAGCGTGTTCGACCCCTCCAGCAAGCTGGCGCTCGGCTACGAGATCCCGCCCAACTCCATCCCCGCCACGATCGTCGTCGACCGGTCCGGTGACATCGCGTACGTGATCCGCCGCGCCGTCACCACGGACCAGCTCCAGCGGATCGTCGAGCGGGTCGCGGCCGAGGCTTCCTGA
- a CDS encoding SigE family RNA polymerase sigma factor, producing MDADLEAEFSDFVAARSHALFRTALALTGHRQQAEDLLQIVLIRGAKHWPRIRSGAPEAYLRTALYRQRTSWWRSLRRRPEVSTAAVPETAVTGDATATVDLHLALRHALTRLAPKHRAVLVLRYFEDRPDDEIAGILGCAESTVRSQAARALARLRQLAPELQFDAKEDASR from the coding sequence ATGGACGCTGATCTCGAGGCGGAGTTCAGCGATTTCGTGGCGGCGCGGTCGCATGCGTTGTTTCGCACCGCGCTCGCGTTGACCGGGCATCGGCAGCAGGCCGAGGACCTGTTGCAGATCGTGCTGATCCGGGGCGCGAAGCACTGGCCGCGGATCCGGTCCGGCGCGCCCGAGGCCTATCTGCGCACCGCGCTCTACCGCCAGCGGACCAGCTGGTGGCGCAGCCTGCGCCGCCGACCGGAGGTGTCCACCGCCGCGGTGCCGGAGACCGCCGTCACCGGCGACGCGACGGCGACCGTCGACCTCCACCTCGCACTGCGGCACGCGCTGACGCGGTTGGCGCCCAAACACCGCGCGGTGCTGGTGTTGCGCTACTTCGAGGACCGCCCGGACGACGAGATCGCCGGGATCCTCGGGTGCGCCGAGTCGACCGTGCGCAGCCAGGCTGCCCGCGCGCTCGCCCGGTTGCGCCAGCTCGCCCCCGAACTTCAGTTCGATGCGAAGGAGGACGCGTCGCGATGA
- a CDS encoding IS3 family transposase (programmed frameshift): protein MPAPHPPEFRERAVELARLREQPIAQVAKGLGISESCLRNWLAQADRDAGRREGLTSEERKELAALRKEKRRLEVENEILRRAGGLFRAGERPPKMIYPVVVELTADGIPVAVCCRVLGVSRAGFHHWRRRGPSRRAMADEALTRTIREIHQMSRGSYGAPRVHAELRLAAGVRCGRKRVARLMRADGLEGVYRRRRRGCTVRDPAATPSADLVNRRFVANRPDALWVTDITQHRTGQGWVYCAVVLDVFARRVVGWSIADHLRTELVVDALDMARWRRRPVAGQTVVHSDHGTQYTSWAFGHRLRTAGLLGSMGSIGDCYDNSLVESFFGSMQLELLDRQPWGNRQELANAIFEWIEAWYNPRRRHSALGNLSPIDYERHHTDLATAA, encoded by the exons ATGCCTGCACCACACCCGCCGGAGTTCCGTGAGCGTGCGGTCGAGTTGGCCCGGTTGAGGGAGCAGCCGATCGCGCAGGTCGCGAAAGGCTTGGGGATCTCCGAGTCGTGCCTGCGTAACTGGTTGGCCCAGGCTGACCGGGACGCCGGCAGGCGTGAGGGGTTGACCAGCGAGGAACGCAAGGAGCTGGCCGCGCTGCGTAAGGAGAAGCGGCGTCTGGAGGTGGAGAACGAGATCCTGCGCCGGGCCG GCGGCCTATTTCGCGCGGGAGAACGTCCTCCCAAAATGATCTACCCGGTCGTCGTAGAGCTCACCGCCGACGGCATACCGGTGGCGGTGTGCTGCCGGGTGCTGGGCGTGTCGAGGGCCGGGTTCCACCACTGGCGCCGGCGTGGGCCCAGCCGGCGGGCGATGGCCGATGAGGCGCTCACCCGCACGATCCGCGAGATCCATCAGATGTCCCGCGGTAGCTACGGCGCGCCGCGGGTCCATGCCGAGCTGCGCCTGGCGGCCGGGGTCCGATGCGGCCGTAAACGGGTCGCTCGGCTGATGCGCGCCGACGGCCTCGAAGGGGTGTATCGGCGGCGGCGAAGGGGTTGCACCGTCAGGGATCCGGCCGCCACACCCTCAGCGGATCTGGTCAACCGCCGGTTCGTCGCCAACCGTCCAGACGCGCTGTGGGTCACCGACATCACCCAACACCGCACCGGGCAGGGCTGGGTCTACTGCGCGGTCGTCCTGGACGTGTTCGCCCGCCGGGTCGTGGGCTGGTCGATCGCCGACCACCTACGCACGGAGCTGGTCGTCGACGCCCTGGACATGGCCCGCTGGCGCCGCCGACCGGTGGCCGGACAGACCGTGGTCCACTCCGACCACGGCACCCAATACACCAGTTGGGCGTTCGGGCACCGGCTACGCACGGCCGGGCTGCTCGGCTCGATGGGCTCGATCGGTGACTGCTACGACAACAGCCTGGTCGAATCGTTCTTCGGCTCCATGCAGCTCGAGCTCCTCGACCGCCAACCTTGGGGCAACCGTCAGGAGCTGGCCAACGCCATCTTCGAGTGGATCGAGGCCTGGTACAACCCACGCCGACGGCACTCGGCCCTTGGCAACCTGTCCCCGATCGACTACGAACGACACCACACCGATCTAGCCACCGCGGCGTGA
- a CDS encoding cytochrome c biogenesis protein CcdA: MGETFGDLAISGPLLFAIGGAALAGLVSFLSPCVLPLVPGYLSYVTGLAGSELERNGPLLTVSAEQRTVPNAGGGALATAVRERSRVFAGTMLFIVGFTTVFVLVAVLVSRVGWAMVEHRRLLEIVVGSLIIVLALAFLGVIPGLQREVRIQALPKAGLLAAPVFGAVFALSWVPCVGPTMGSVLLLASTSGQVDRAVVLAVAYCLGLGIPFVVFGLFFTRLLGLFKLIRRNSQWVTRVGAALLIAIGVALITGAWSTFLIWLQPSGAGSIGI, from the coding sequence ATGGGCGAGACGTTCGGCGACCTCGCGATCAGCGGCCCGCTGCTGTTCGCCATCGGCGGCGCGGCGCTGGCCGGCCTGGTCAGCTTCCTCTCACCCTGCGTCCTCCCCTTGGTCCCCGGCTACCTGAGCTACGTCACCGGCCTCGCCGGCTCCGAGCTCGAAAGGAACGGCCCGTTACTAACGGTTTCCGCAGAACAACGGACCGTTCCTAACGCCGGAGGCGGTGCTCTGGCGACCGCGGTGCGCGAGCGCAGTCGGGTGTTCGCCGGCACGATGTTGTTCATCGTCGGGTTCACCACCGTGTTCGTGCTTGTGGCGGTGCTGGTCAGCCGGGTCGGCTGGGCGATGGTCGAGCACCGGCGGTTGCTGGAGATCGTCGTCGGCTCACTGATCATCGTGCTGGCACTGGCCTTCCTCGGCGTCATCCCCGGCCTGCAGCGCGAGGTGCGGATCCAGGCGCTGCCGAAGGCCGGCCTGCTCGCCGCCCCGGTGTTCGGCGCCGTGTTCGCGCTCTCCTGGGTGCCGTGCGTGGGCCCGACGATGGGCTCGGTGCTGCTGCTGGCCAGCACGTCGGGGCAGGTCGACCGGGCCGTCGTGCTCGCCGTCGCGTACTGCCTCGGGTTGGGCATCCCGTTCGTGGTCTTCGGCCTGTTCTTCACCCGGCTGCTCGGGCTGTTCAAGCTGATCCGCCGCAACAGCCAGTGGGTGACCCGCGTGGGGGCCGCGTTGCTGATCGCGATCGGCGTGGCCCTGATCACCGGCGCTTGGAGCACCTTCCTGATCTGGCTGCAGCCCAGCGGCGCGGGAAGCATCGGGATCTGA
- a CDS encoding histidine phosphatase family protein, which translates to MTTTVVHVLRHGEVHNPDKILYGRLPGFKLSELGGQMAKAAAQALADRDVTHVVASPLERAQETAEPIAAQFGLPVGVDERLIESANWFEGKRVSPGDGSFRDPRNWWVLRDPLTPSWGEAYRAIAERMFAAVHAARVAAEGHEAVCISHQLPIWTLRRYVEHKRLWHDPRRRQCGLCSLTSFHFDGAKVVGIGYSEPAAHLVALSPNARNAKGA; encoded by the coding sequence GTGACGACAACGGTGGTGCACGTGCTGCGGCACGGCGAGGTGCACAACCCGGACAAGATCCTGTACGGGCGGCTGCCCGGCTTCAAGCTCAGCGAGCTCGGTGGCCAGATGGCCAAGGCCGCCGCCCAGGCGCTGGCCGACCGCGACGTCACGCACGTCGTGGCCAGCCCGCTGGAACGCGCGCAGGAGACGGCCGAGCCGATCGCGGCCCAGTTCGGCCTGCCGGTCGGCGTCGACGAGCGGCTCATCGAGAGCGCCAACTGGTTCGAGGGCAAGCGGGTCTCACCCGGCGACGGCTCGTTCCGCGACCCGCGCAACTGGTGGGTGCTGCGCGACCCGCTGACCCCGTCCTGGGGCGAGGCCTACCGGGCGATCGCCGAGCGGATGTTCGCGGCCGTGCACGCCGCCCGGGTCGCGGCCGAGGGCCACGAGGCGGTCTGCATCTCGCACCAGCTGCCGATCTGGACGCTGCGCCGCTACGTCGAGCACAAGCGGCTCTGGCACGACCCGCGCCGACGCCAATGTGGACTGTGCAGCCTGACCTCGTTCCACTTCGACGGGGCCAAGGTGGTCGGCATCGGCTACTCGGAGCCGGCCGCGCACCTCGTCGCGCTGTCGCCCAACGCCCGCAACGCCAAGGGCGCCTAG
- a CDS encoding terpene synthase codes for MSRGRPTRPAHGRPLPMVTPGLFCPIPPRISPHADDVQDWLTGWLVDRGVPVDTAERLRGAGFARYAGRLYPDANAPDLRLVTALFTWFFLLDDTVDSSAAPPLERVRATVDGVYTTIDSDGRTPAPGLPEPMRAMLLDSWREITAGLSEMSVDRITDALRHHLDGILVEASNKWVGRRPGIVEYIQLRRATSAAYVSYALIEFAAGLRTRIPEAVYHHPVLREISAAGNDLLSWFNDLLSLERDENTAVGHNLVLATARERGLSRDAAITEVIGRWQERMTRFVELRAAVPAFGARIDVAVRRYVEGVADSVRGTIDWSLESPRYPLPTIVEDWVSPM; via the coding sequence ATGAGCCGGGGTCGCCCCACCCGGCCCGCACACGGGAGGCCGCTGCCCATGGTGACGCCCGGTCTGTTCTGCCCCATCCCGCCGCGGATCTCTCCGCACGCCGATGACGTCCAGGACTGGTTGACCGGGTGGCTCGTCGATCGCGGCGTGCCCGTCGACACGGCGGAGCGACTGCGCGGGGCTGGGTTCGCCCGCTACGCCGGCCGGCTCTATCCCGACGCCAACGCCCCCGACCTGCGCCTGGTGACCGCGCTGTTCACGTGGTTCTTCCTGCTCGACGACACGGTCGACAGCAGCGCCGCGCCACCGCTGGAGCGGGTGCGGGCCACGGTCGACGGCGTCTACACCACGATCGACAGCGACGGCCGCACGCCGGCGCCCGGCCTGCCCGAACCCATGCGCGCGATGCTCCTCGACTCGTGGCGCGAGATCACCGCCGGCCTGTCCGAGATGTCCGTCGACCGGATCACCGACGCGCTGCGCCACCACCTCGACGGCATCCTCGTCGAGGCCAGCAACAAGTGGGTCGGCCGCCGCCCCGGCATCGTCGAATACATCCAGCTGCGCCGGGCCACGTCGGCGGCGTACGTGTCGTACGCGTTGATCGAGTTCGCCGCCGGGCTGCGGACCCGGATCCCGGAGGCCGTCTACCACCACCCGGTGCTGCGCGAGATCAGCGCGGCCGGCAACGACCTGCTCTCCTGGTTCAACGACCTGCTCTCGCTCGAGCGCGACGAGAACACGGCGGTCGGGCACAACCTGGTGCTGGCCACGGCCCGCGAGCGGGGCCTGTCCCGCGACGCCGCCATCACCGAGGTGATCGGCCGCTGGCAGGAACGGATGACCCGGTTCGTCGAACTCCGCGCGGCCGTGCCGGCGTTCGGCGCCCGCATCGACGTCGCGGTCCGCCGCTACGTCGAGGGCGTCGCCGACTCGGTCCGCGGCACGATCGACTGGTCGCTCGAGTCACCCCGGTATCCCCTGCCGACGATCGTCGAGGACTGGGTCAGCCCCATGTAG
- a CDS encoding menaquinone biosynthesis decarboxylase, with protein sequence MARAFPYPDLKDFIAALESAGELRRVGVPVDPTLEISEVVTRTVRAGGPALLFERPTRGEMPVAINLFGTERRTAMALGVERLDEIGDRIGAMVKPELPVGWSGIRDGLGKVMQLKSVPPKKVRTAPCQQVVYKGNDVDLNRLPGLQVWPEDGGIYHNFGLTHTKHPETGKRNLGLYRLQQHSHNTLGMHWQIHKDSTAHHAVAERRGERLPVAIAIGADPVVSYAASAPLPGDIDEYLFAGFLRGERVEMVDCLTVPLQVPAQAQIVLEGYIEPGERLPEGPFGDHTGFYTPVEPFPVMHVECVTTQRDPVYHSIITSKPPQEDHGLGKATERIFLPLLRLLIPDIVDYDLPSAGVFHNCVIVSIRKRYPKHAQKVMSAVWGAHLLSLSKLIVVVDDDCDVHDYAEVAFRAFGNVDYTHDLLLTQGPVDHLDHASYQQFWGGKAGVDATRKLPTEGYTRGWPDEMTMSPEITALVDKRWKEYGI encoded by the coding sequence ATGGCCCGCGCCTTCCCGTACCCGGACCTGAAGGACTTCATCGCCGCCCTCGAGAGCGCCGGTGAGCTGCGGCGTGTCGGAGTGCCGGTCGATCCGACGCTGGAGATCAGCGAGGTGGTGACCCGGACCGTCCGCGCCGGTGGACCCGCGTTGCTGTTCGAGCGGCCGACCCGGGGCGAGATGCCGGTGGCGATCAACCTGTTCGGCACCGAGCGGCGCACCGCGATGGCCCTCGGCGTCGAGCGCCTCGACGAGATCGGCGACCGGATCGGCGCCATGGTCAAGCCGGAGCTGCCCGTCGGCTGGTCGGGCATCCGCGACGGGCTCGGCAAGGTCATGCAGCTCAAGTCCGTGCCTCCGAAGAAGGTCCGGACCGCGCCCTGCCAGCAGGTGGTCTACAAGGGCAACGACGTCGACCTCAACCGGCTGCCGGGGCTGCAGGTCTGGCCCGAGGACGGCGGGATCTACCACAACTTCGGGCTCACCCACACCAAGCACCCAGAAACCGGCAAGCGCAACCTCGGCCTCTATCGCCTCCAGCAGCACTCGCACAACACCCTGGGGATGCACTGGCAGATCCACAAGGACTCCACGGCGCACCACGCGGTGGCCGAGCGGCGCGGTGAGCGGCTCCCAGTGGCGATCGCGATCGGCGCCGACCCGGTGGTCAGCTACGCGGCCAGCGCGCCGCTGCCCGGCGACATCGACGAATACCTGTTCGCGGGCTTCCTCCGCGGCGAGCGGGTCGAGATGGTCGACTGTCTGACCGTGCCGTTGCAGGTGCCCGCCCAGGCACAGATCGTGCTGGAGGGCTACATCGAGCCCGGCGAGCGGCTGCCCGAGGGCCCGTTCGGCGACCACACCGGCTTCTACACCCCGGTCGAGCCGTTCCCGGTCATGCACGTCGAGTGCGTCACGACCCAGCGCGACCCCGTCTACCACTCGATCATCACGTCCAAGCCGCCGCAGGAGGACCACGGTCTCGGCAAGGCCACCGAGCGGATCTTCCTGCCGCTGCTCCGGCTGCTGATCCCGGACATCGTCGACTACGACCTGCCCTCGGCCGGCGTGTTCCACAACTGCGTGATCGTCTCGATCCGCAAGCGCTACCCGAAGCACGCCCAGAAGGTGATGAGCGCGGTCTGGGGCGCCCACCTGCTGTCGCTGTCCAAGCTGATCGTGGTGGTCGACGACGACTGCGACGTGCACGACTACGCCGAGGTGGCGTTCCGCGCGTTCGGCAACGTCGACTACACGCACGACCTGCTGCTCACGCAGGGCCCGGTCGACCACCTGGACCACGCGTCCTACCAGCAGTTCTGGGGTGGCAAGGCCGGTGTCGACGCCACCCGCAAGCTGCCGACCGAGGGCTACACCCGCGGCTGGCCGGACGAGATGACCATGTCGCCGGAGATCACGGCCCTGGTCGACAAGCGGTGGAAGGAGTACGGCATCTGA
- the mqnP gene encoding menaquinone biosynthesis prenyltransferase MqnP: MVAVTAPAPNRVRAFMRLVMIEHSIFALPFAYVAALAAMRLDGGHVQWDTLALITIAMVAARTVAMAANRIIDRRIDAQNPRTANRELITGAVSLRTAWIGLLISLAVFEGTAAALNPLCLVLSPVALFLLVIYSYAKRFTNYPQLFLAAAQAVAPVGAWIGVTGEWSWPAFVLGVAVGTWIGGFDCIYAVQDLEADRRIGIGSVPVRHGVRGALVISAVTHVVTVAFYIWFGFLADLGWLWLAGVAITAAVLVYEHAIVKPSDLSRVNRAFFTANGVIGIVLFAFALLDLVTLQGLRG, from the coding sequence ATGGTCGCCGTGACGGCGCCGGCCCCCAACCGGGTCCGGGCCTTCATGCGGCTGGTGATGATCGAGCACTCGATCTTCGCCTTGCCGTTCGCCTACGTCGCCGCGCTGGCCGCGATGCGGCTCGACGGCGGCCACGTCCAGTGGGACACGCTGGCGCTGATCACCATCGCGATGGTGGCGGCTCGGACGGTCGCCATGGCCGCCAACCGGATCATCGACCGGCGAATCGACGCGCAGAACCCGCGCACGGCGAACCGCGAGCTCATCACCGGCGCGGTCTCCCTGCGTACCGCCTGGATCGGCCTGTTGATCTCGCTGGCCGTCTTCGAGGGCACCGCGGCCGCGCTCAACCCGCTCTGCCTGGTGCTCTCGCCGGTGGCGCTGTTCCTGCTGGTCATCTACTCCTACGCGAAGCGGTTCACCAACTACCCGCAGCTGTTCCTGGCCGCGGCCCAGGCGGTGGCCCCGGTCGGCGCGTGGATCGGCGTGACCGGCGAATGGTCCTGGCCGGCGTTCGTGCTCGGCGTCGCGGTGGGCACCTGGATCGGCGGCTTCGACTGCATCTACGCGGTGCAGGACCTCGAGGCCGACCGCCGCATCGGCATCGGCTCGGTGCCGGTCCGCCACGGCGTACGCGGCGCGCTGGTCATCTCCGCGGTCACGCACGTGGTGACGGTCGCCTTCTACATCTGGTTCGGCTTCCTCGCCGACCTGGGCTGGCTCTGGCTGGCCGGCGTAGCGATCACCGCGGCGGTGCTGGTCTACGAGCACGCCATCGTCAAGCCGTCCGACCTGTCGCGGGTCAACCGCGCCTTCTTCACCGCCAACGGCGTGATCGGCATCGTCCTGTTCGCCTTCGCCCTGCTCGACCTCGTCACGCTGCAGGGTCTGCGGGGCTAG
- a CDS encoding UbiX family flavin prenyltransferase: MRTPWVVGVSGASGTPYAASVLRGLLDAGESVDLVVSRAARLTILDETGAPLRDGHWKDDLARWLGRDLAGADLHFWPAGDLAAGPSSGSYPARGMVVVPASTAACAGIALGLSKDLLQRAAEVSLKERRPTVLVPRETPVTRSHLLHLLELDAAGAVVLPASPGFYGAGAAATAAQLVDFVAGKILDAIGVDHDLSRRWTGVIGGASASPPGEPA; encoded by the coding sequence ATGCGAACGCCGTGGGTGGTAGGGGTCTCGGGAGCATCTGGTACGCCATATGCGGCTTCGGTGCTGCGGGGGTTGCTCGATGCGGGGGAGTCTGTCGATCTCGTCGTCTCCCGCGCGGCGCGGCTGACGATCCTCGACGAGACCGGGGCGCCGCTGCGTGACGGGCACTGGAAGGACGACCTGGCCCGCTGGCTCGGCCGCGACCTGGCCGGCGCCGACCTGCACTTCTGGCCCGCCGGCGACCTGGCTGCGGGGCCGAGCAGCGGGTCCTACCCGGCCCGCGGGATGGTCGTGGTGCCGGCCAGCACGGCGGCCTGTGCGGGCATCGCCCTGGGGCTCTCAAAGGATCTGCTGCAGCGCGCGGCCGAGGTGAGTCTCAAGGAGCGCCGGCCGACGGTGCTCGTGCCACGGGAAACCCCGGTGACCCGCAGTCACCTGCTGCATCTGCTGGAACTCGACGCCGCCGGTGCCGTCGTGCTGCCGGCCAGTCCGGGCTTCTACGGCGCCGGCGCCGCGGCGACCGCCGCGCAGTTGGTCGACTTCGTGGCCGGCAAGATCCTCGACGCGATCGGCGTCGATCATGACCTTTCCCGGCGTTGGACCGGAGTGATCGGCGGTGCCTCCGCGAGCCCGCCCGGCGAGCCCGCCTGA
- the ccsB gene encoding c-type cytochrome biogenesis protein CcsB — protein MAALSDTLLVVAMLGYLVAMICYAAVYAFGDRGAVARVATRERELVGAGGPPVVIEEVKPAAQPPTRGAWAGRVAAAVLVLAGVAQIGSLVFRGVAADRLPWGNMYEYVLAATSVAAVAWVVVMVQRPALRHLGLYVALTQVVLLGVAALFLYVPVGPLVPALDSYWLAIHVTAVAISSGIFLIGFVPAALFLIRSGYDKGRMSFPFSLGERLPAAAVLERLSFRLHAFAFPIWTFGALIAGPIWAESAWGRYWGWDPKEVWAFISWIVYAGYLHARATPSVKQTTATWIAVLGFLTMLMNLFGVNIFFTGLHSYGGL, from the coding sequence ATGGCCGCCTTGTCGGACACGCTGCTGGTGGTGGCCATGCTCGGCTACCTCGTCGCGATGATCTGCTACGCCGCCGTGTACGCGTTCGGCGACCGCGGTGCCGTCGCCCGCGTGGCGACCCGGGAGCGCGAACTCGTCGGCGCCGGCGGACCGCCGGTGGTGATCGAAGAGGTGAAGCCGGCGGCGCAGCCACCGACCCGCGGCGCCTGGGCGGGCCGGGTCGCCGCCGCGGTGCTGGTGCTGGCCGGCGTGGCCCAGATCGGCTCGCTGGTCTTCCGTGGCGTCGCGGCCGACCGGCTGCCCTGGGGCAACATGTACGAGTACGTCCTGGCGGCCACCTCGGTCGCGGCGGTGGCGTGGGTCGTCGTGATGGTCCAGCGGCCGGCGCTGCGGCACCTCGGGCTCTACGTCGCGCTGACCCAGGTGGTCCTGCTCGGCGTGGCCGCGCTGTTCCTCTACGTGCCGGTCGGTCCGCTGGTGCCGGCCCTGGACTCCTACTGGCTGGCGATCCACGTGACCGCCGTGGCGATCTCGTCCGGCATCTTCCTCATCGGCTTCGTGCCGGCGGCCCTGTTCCTGATCCGCTCGGGCTACGACAAGGGCCGGATGAGCTTCCCGTTCAGCCTGGGCGAGCGCCTGCCGGCCGCGGCCGTCCTCGAGCGACTGTCGTTCCGCCTGCACGCGTTCGCGTTCCCGATCTGGACCTTCGGCGCGCTGATCGCCGGCCCGATCTGGGCGGAGTCGGCCTGGGGACGCTACTGGGGCTGGGACCCCAAGGAGGTGTGGGCGTTCATCTCCTGGATCGTCTACGCCGGCTACCTGCACGCGCGCGCGACCCCGAGCGTCAAGCAGACGACGGCGACCTGGATCGCGGTGCTGGGCTTCCTGACGATGCTGATGAACCTGTTCGGCGTCAACATCTTCTTCACGGGCCTCCACTCGTACGGCGGCCTCTGA